One genomic segment of Cerasicoccus sp. TK19100 includes these proteins:
- a CDS encoding DUF7594 domain-containing protein yields the protein MTPNGSGDGSGSDFSNALAKGSLSSTLNTTMVAGDTLYIGSGNYTNTRIYINSDGTASLPKSIIGVDTGGGRPHFNGDPDWTRSNPDAGMDHGLYIIGDHWLVENLEISRVRHGIKSSSSSSNASNYITLRDLFVHDVRHGMYVYYMDNSRFENVVIQEYTKQGFRLDRGCNNVTFTNCVADMTGGDESWWDYGEKFPFGFVSYGNGSSNSNLVFEDCVALNHRMNGQTDSDGNPLSYYNGDGFVLEDNNNGTTQFIRCISVNNEDGGYDLKSAANLEGCVSVKNYRGFRLWHTAKTLNNCVAAFPFRRTSSNEVGSEPSGGSGIWTQNGHSTVNNYTYYGNNGRGLDEDGSGSLTVSNSIIAFSGASGSFKTGTVTFDASTVQYRPGSGTDPLLISPSIDWNGIGDELDSETFGHSKGYHSLSTPYEAESLVVTNSGEGSVEVTNASAGGGELIRFDADGIGDYIEFNVPNLPAGTYSVYVMDKTSSDLGTYQLSVDGVDVGAPVDQYSASDAYGEVSIGDVTLAADTSAAFRFTVTGKNASSSGFKLSVDTIRLSLVGAVVEEESEFYDVLPEADTFVNDGNPNTNFGSDTRLIVKDASPDYDRIAYLRFAIPGEVTELVGAKLKLYVQSIGGEGSGARNIEIRQLANDAWNESTMTWNTREASNGTLITTIDARTVDEVHEIDVSAYVDQELAGDGTVSFVLIQPANDNRMVIFGSRENVGKEPILELETPVATSVISNIISEADTYVRDGAATTNYGGDSGMAVKDASSEYNRIAYVRFPLTSISGSVLNAKLKLRVKSIGGEGPGARYIEIRQLADDAWDEMTMTWNTRASSTGTIIETIDARTVGEVHEIDVSAYVAQEAASDGYVSFALKQPDNVVMYVVFNTREDTGYEPTLEVETTSGALGSMVFNSAGFSDYSTQSGSGSMTLGSGDTSIQLTGNYWRRYAFPYTVTANTVVEVTVDASDAGELTCIGFDSDNDYSTGLSHVKLAGSQVMNESFAPISPLYTAGSGPETLVIPVGSYFTGSMTHMTFVGDDDADSSINVTFSGIKVYESQ from the coding sequence ATGACTCCCAATGGATCGGGGGATGGCTCGGGATCCGATTTTTCCAACGCCTTGGCGAAAGGTAGTTTGTCCAGCACGCTAAACACCACGATGGTGGCCGGTGATACACTCTACATAGGTTCCGGAAATTATACTAATACCCGCATCTACATCAATTCCGATGGGACGGCCTCACTACCCAAGTCGATCATCGGCGTGGATACCGGAGGCGGAAGGCCACATTTCAATGGCGACCCTGATTGGACGCGGAGTAACCCGGATGCCGGAATGGATCACGGCCTCTACATCATTGGTGATCACTGGCTGGTAGAGAACCTGGAAATTAGTCGTGTGCGCCACGGCATTAAAAGCTCCTCATCGTCTTCGAATGCGTCCAATTACATTACTCTTCGTGACTTGTTCGTGCACGATGTTCGCCATGGCATGTATGTGTATTACATGGACAACTCTCGCTTTGAGAATGTGGTCATTCAGGAATACACGAAGCAAGGGTTTCGCCTCGACCGAGGTTGCAATAATGTGACCTTTACCAACTGCGTGGCCGACATGACCGGTGGTGATGAGTCATGGTGGGATTATGGTGAGAAGTTCCCCTTTGGCTTTGTTTCCTATGGGAACGGGAGCTCGAATTCCAATTTGGTCTTCGAGGATTGTGTGGCCCTGAATCATCGCATGAATGGCCAGACTGACTCGGATGGAAATCCGCTGAGCTACTACAATGGAGACGGCTTTGTCCTTGAAGATAATAACAACGGTACGACACAATTCATTCGTTGTATTTCGGTCAACAATGAGGACGGCGGCTATGATCTGAAATCGGCAGCGAATCTCGAAGGCTGCGTTTCGGTTAAAAACTACCGTGGATTCCGACTCTGGCACACCGCAAAAACGCTCAACAATTGTGTGGCTGCTTTTCCCTTCCGGCGAACGAGCAGTAACGAAGTCGGCAGTGAGCCAAGTGGCGGTTCGGGTATCTGGACCCAGAACGGTCATTCCACCGTCAACAACTACACCTACTACGGTAACAACGGCCGTGGACTGGATGAGGACGGCAGCGGTAGCTTGACTGTCTCAAACAGCATTATCGCGTTCAGTGGTGCCTCGGGTAGCTTTAAAACGGGGACGGTAACTTTCGATGCCAGCACGGTGCAGTATCGTCCGGGCAGCGGAACCGATCCGTTGCTGATCAGTCCATCCATCGACTGGAACGGAATCGGGGATGAACTGGATAGCGAAACCTTCGGGCATAGCAAAGGTTACCACTCGCTATCGACGCCCTATGAGGCGGAGTCACTGGTGGTAACCAATTCAGGCGAGGGCAGTGTCGAGGTTACCAATGCTTCTGCTGGTGGCGGAGAATTGATTCGCTTCGATGCTGATGGCATTGGTGATTACATTGAGTTCAATGTGCCGAACCTGCCAGCGGGCACCTACTCGGTTTACGTGATGGATAAGACTTCTTCCGACCTGGGGACCTATCAACTGAGCGTGGACGGTGTCGATGTCGGTGCTCCGGTGGATCAGTATAGCGCGAGTGATGCCTATGGCGAAGTCTCCATCGGCGATGTCACTTTGGCAGCCGACACTTCTGCGGCTTTCCGTTTCACTGTGACCGGCAAGAATGCTTCGAGCAGTGGTTTCAAACTTTCCGTGGATACCATTCGCCTTTCGCTCGTAGGTGCGGTCGTGGAAGAAGAAAGCGAATTCTATGACGTCCTCCCCGAAGCGGATACCTTTGTTAATGATGGGAACCCCAACACTAACTTTGGCAGTGACACGCGCTTGATTGTGAAGGATGCCAGTCCCGACTACGATCGCATCGCCTACCTACGTTTTGCGATCCCCGGCGAAGTCACTGAACTCGTTGGCGCAAAGTTGAAACTCTACGTGCAGTCCATCGGCGGTGAAGGCTCAGGCGCGCGCAACATCGAAATACGCCAATTGGCCAATGACGCCTGGAATGAATCCACGATGACCTGGAACACCCGCGAAGCGTCCAATGGAACCTTGATCACGACTATCGATGCGCGCACGGTGGATGAAGTGCACGAGATCGATGTGAGCGCCTATGTGGACCAGGAACTGGCTGGCGATGGAACCGTTTCCTTTGTGCTCATTCAGCCGGCTAACGATAATCGCATGGTTATCTTTGGAAGCCGCGAGAATGTAGGCAAGGAGCCGATCCTTGAATTGGAAACTCCGGTGGCGACTTCAGTGATTTCGAACATCATCTCCGAAGCGGATACCTACGTGCGTGATGGCGCTGCCACGACCAACTACGGTGGCGACTCCGGGATGGCCGTTAAGGACGCCAGCTCCGAATACAATCGCATCGCTTATGTCCGCTTTCCGCTGACTTCCATCTCAGGATCAGTCTTGAATGCGAAGCTCAAACTTCGCGTAAAAAGCATTGGTGGTGAAGGCCCCGGCGCGCGCTACATTGAGATCCGACAATTGGCCGACGATGCTTGGGATGAAATGACGATGACCTGGAACACCCGCGCGTCATCGACTGGAACGATCATTGAGACGATTGATGCACGCACCGTAGGCGAAGTGCATGAGATTGATGTCAGTGCCTACGTAGCACAGGAGGCCGCTAGCGATGGCTACGTTTCCTTTGCCCTGAAGCAGCCGGATAATGTGGTGATGTATGTCGTCTTCAACACGCGTGAGGACACGGGCTACGAGCCTACGCTGGAAGTCGAAACGACCAGCGGCGCTCTTGGCTCAATGGTCTTCAATTCGGCAGGATTCTCGGACTATTCTACCCAATCGGGAAGTGGGTCCATGACGCTGGGCAGCGGTGATACATCGATTCAATTGACGGGCAATTATTGGCGTCGCTATGCGTTCCCATACACGGTGACCGCGAACACGGTCGTCGAAGTGACGGTGGATGCCTCTGATGCTGGCGAACTGACCTGCATCGGATTCGATTCAGACAACGATTATTCCACCGGTTTGAGCCACGTGAAGCTGGCCGGCAGCCAAGTGATGAATGAGTCTTTTGCGCCGATTAGTCCGCTCTACACAGCCGGTTCGGGGCCTGAGACGTTGGTCATACCAGTCGGCTCTTATTTCACTGGAAGTATGACGCATATGACCTTTGTTGGCGACGACGATGCAGACTCGAGTATCAATGTGACCTTCTCGGGTATTAAGGTCTACGAGTCACAGTAG
- a CDS encoding rhamnogalacturonan acetylesterase: protein MLFKHLTILRLSIGLLLSQCLLGAPELTTQIATTTIYMVGDSTMANKSNPDQNPEHGWGQVLDEYLMDEVIVSNHAAGGRSTRSFIAEGRWERVIEAVKPGDWVIIQFGHNDQKKNKPEIYTDPETDYRDFLIKFVNETREKGAQPILATSIYRRYFKDGKARDSLGRYPQATREVADSLGVPMVDLNLLTERLLNEYGEEGSKALFLHFEPGENEYFPDGKRDNSHLSAKGAREVAALFAQEAAALNIGFPAK from the coding sequence ATGCTCTTTAAACACCTCACTATTCTCCGACTCTCAATTGGCCTATTGCTGAGTCAATGCCTTCTCGGTGCGCCTGAACTGACAACGCAAATTGCCACTACGACGATCTACATGGTCGGTGATTCGACAATGGCTAATAAAAGCAATCCGGATCAAAATCCCGAACATGGTTGGGGACAAGTTTTGGATGAATACCTTATGGATGAGGTCATCGTTTCAAATCATGCCGCAGGGGGGCGAAGCACACGTAGCTTTATTGCTGAAGGGCGCTGGGAGCGGGTAATCGAAGCCGTAAAGCCAGGTGATTGGGTGATCATTCAATTTGGGCACAATGACCAAAAGAAGAATAAACCTGAAATCTACACAGATCCGGAAACAGATTATCGAGATTTTCTGATAAAGTTCGTCAATGAGACGCGGGAGAAGGGCGCTCAGCCAATTCTTGCGACTTCGATTTACCGTCGCTATTTCAAGGATGGCAAAGCCCGGGATTCTCTGGGCCGGTATCCTCAGGCTACACGTGAGGTCGCTGATAGTTTGGGCGTGCCCATGGTGGACTTGAATCTGCTGACTGAGCGTTTGCTCAATGAGTATGGCGAAGAGGGATCAAAGGCGCTGTTCCTGCATTTTGAGCCAGGAGAAAACGAATATTTTCCGGATGGAAAACGCGACAATAGCCACCTTTCGGCCAAAGGGGCACGCGAGGTCGCAGCTCTATTTGCGCAAGAGGCTGCGGCGCTGAATATCGGGTTTCCGGCTAAGTAG
- a CDS encoding ExbD/TolR family protein, with protein MPRNVYEDDEDVALSMSPLIDCVFLLLIFFLVTTMLKKDLREVEHLNLPISRSSLEVPPDESVLAIAIDAEGEVFLEGEATTIGQLIDELKIIEVNDPERRIRLDTDENTPFYRLVEVLDALSFRNLRNVGVRTYHEKFD; from the coding sequence ATGCCACGCAACGTATATGAAGACGACGAAGATGTCGCGCTCAGCATGTCCCCGCTGATCGACTGCGTGTTCTTGCTGCTCATTTTCTTCCTCGTCACCACGATGCTGAAAAAAGACCTCCGCGAGGTGGAGCACCTGAATTTGCCCATCTCGCGCTCATCGCTCGAAGTGCCACCAGATGAATCGGTGCTCGCAATCGCGATCGATGCCGAGGGCGAAGTTTTCCTCGAAGGTGAGGCTACCACCATCGGCCAGCTCATCGACGAATTAAAGATAATCGAGGTCAACGACCCTGAGCGCCGCATCCGCTTGGATACCGACGAAAACACGCCCTTTTACCGCCTCGTAGAAGTCCTTGATGCGCTCAGCTTCCGCAACCTGCGCAACGTCGGCGTGCGCACTTATCACGAAAAATTCGACTAA
- a CDS encoding ExbD/TolR family protein produces MARTPTAFTPITKGNVSRVATIRRLRSRRRGDSEIEVDLSPLIDCVFLLLIFFLVTTMLKKLEKQIPVVLPDYTVALAPVAENDVIIYAITKNGEFLKANEGKRSIQGLSYRPITSLEEDLALVSTEQGTDVEIRIDAEREVPVQTVIDALDTLALQGFEKVGVRLRHREREFFELRGGGN; encoded by the coding sequence ATGGCCCGGACGCCCACAGCGTTTACGCCCATCACCAAAGGCAACGTCTCTCGCGTCGCGACCATCCGTCGCTTGCGCAGCCGACGCCGTGGTGATTCCGAGATCGAGGTTGACCTGTCCCCATTGATCGATTGCGTGTTCCTGCTACTCATCTTTTTCCTCGTCACCACGATGCTGAAAAAGCTGGAAAAGCAGATCCCCGTGGTCTTGCCAGACTACACCGTCGCCCTCGCGCCTGTGGCCGAGAACGATGTGATCATTTACGCGATCACCAAAAACGGCGAGTTCCTGAAAGCCAACGAAGGCAAGCGCTCCATCCAAGGACTCAGCTACCGCCCAATTACTTCACTGGAGGAAGACTTGGCACTCGTCTCCACTGAGCAAGGCACGGATGTGGAGATCCGCATCGACGCCGAACGCGAAGTGCCCGTACAAACCGTCATCGATGCCCTGGACACCCTTGCGCTGCAGGGCTTTGAAAAAGTGGGAGTACGCCTGCGCCACCGTGAACGCGAGTTTTTCGAACTACGCGGAGGGGGTAATTAG
- a CDS encoding MotA/TolQ/ExbB proton channel family protein: MKRSFPLIVTLLLAHQAFAQTTGAAAPETEATGSIDWVAEVLKGGATSVVLLVVGFIGIIFFIERLLVVRSGNFIPGKLEKDIKKFAEQADFESIERVCRKSNSVLGDIGKYVATHTHIPFEILSFGVTDMIGRTVSRQHQRTYPLAVVATISPLLGLLGTIIGMIESFQKVALMGDTGDASVLADSIGKALITTALGLMIAIPALASYHFFKSRINSYGIRLEELVDTLMSPWLHPENQEETSEE; encoded by the coding sequence ATGAAACGATCATTCCCCCTTATCGTTACGCTCTTGCTTGCCCATCAGGCATTCGCTCAAACCACCGGCGCCGCTGCGCCCGAAACCGAGGCCACCGGCTCTATTGACTGGGTCGCCGAGGTATTAAAAGGCGGCGCGACTTCGGTCGTGCTTCTGGTGGTTGGCTTCATTGGCATCATCTTTTTTATTGAGCGCCTGCTGGTCGTGCGTTCCGGAAATTTCATTCCGGGCAAGCTGGAAAAGGACATCAAAAAGTTTGCCGAACAGGCCGACTTCGAGTCCATCGAGCGCGTATGCCGCAAATCCAACAGCGTCCTCGGCGACATTGGCAAATACGTGGCCACGCACACGCACATCCCGTTTGAGATTCTCTCCTTCGGCGTCACCGACATGATTGGCCGCACCGTCAGCCGCCAGCACCAGCGCACCTATCCGCTGGCGGTGGTTGCCACGATCTCCCCACTGCTCGGTCTGCTGGGCACGATTATTGGCATGATTGAGTCATTCCAGAAAGTCGCACTTATGGGCGACACTGGCGACGCATCGGTGCTGGCGGACTCCATCGGTAAAGCGCTCATCACGACTGCGCTCGGCCTGATGATCGCCATCCCGGCACTGGCGAGCTATCACTTTTTCAAGTCCCGCATTAACAGCTACGGCATCCGGTTGGAAGAGCTCGTCGACACGCTGATGTCGCCCTGGCTCCACCCGGAAAATCAGGAAGAAACCAGCGAGGAATAA
- a CDS encoding Ig-like domain-containing protein: MEHCANSDFCRPYDADISSDSAVFAISGSGLETLNLTVNELDTAQPPVATPDNYTVVVDTQLFIDAPGVLGNDTDANNEPITAVLVQDVAHGNLSLNSDGSFTYTPQNGFEGTDSFTYYADDGLQQSPATTVTLGVVTTALKVNQFGTVIGIVPEVYVDGQLSNGTHTVYGSRTIEITGNGWFMVDLSNVNITADTVLSFDFQSETEAEIQGIGFDNDLSDLNPQHTVQIWGTQNWADFNLDNYGASSPTEKHYEVPVGSYFTGDFRYLIFVQDDDANENAVSRYSNVRLYVPSAGTIWADAVGIDPLTSAPMAADSNNDGKPNYFHFATATDPMGLGVNEGKSAMSAEEEEAEYHLTITVPIRLGATFSGTPLTSAPIDGVIYTILGDSDLGAPFGDMSVEEVTPALTSGLPALDDLDDIPGADWEYRTFRLINPVADNAPGFMWISVKEAP; this comes from the coding sequence TTGGAGCATTGCGCAAACAGTGACTTTTGCCGCCCCTACGATGCCGATATCTCCAGCGACAGCGCTGTCTTCGCCATCAGTGGTAGTGGCCTGGAAACGCTCAATTTAACCGTGAACGAGCTCGACACCGCGCAACCTCCAGTGGCGACGCCGGACAACTACACAGTCGTGGTCGATACCCAGCTTTTTATTGATGCGCCCGGCGTGCTCGGCAACGACACCGACGCCAACAACGAGCCGATTACCGCCGTATTGGTGCAAGACGTAGCTCACGGCAATCTCAGCCTCAACAGCGACGGCTCCTTCACCTACACACCCCAAAACGGCTTCGAGGGCACGGATAGCTTCACCTACTATGCGGATGACGGCTTGCAGCAATCACCCGCGACCACGGTTACCCTTGGCGTCGTCACCACCGCGCTCAAGGTGAACCAATTTGGCACAGTGATCGGTATTGTGCCGGAAGTTTATGTCGACGGTCAATTGTCCAACGGCACCCACACAGTCTATGGCTCGCGCACGATTGAGATTACCGGCAACGGCTGGTTCATGGTCGATTTGAGCAACGTCAACATCACCGCCGACACCGTGCTCTCGTTCGATTTCCAAAGTGAAACTGAGGCAGAAATTCAGGGCATCGGATTCGATAACGACCTGAGCGATCTGAACCCACAGCACACCGTCCAAATCTGGGGCACGCAAAATTGGGCTGACTTTAACTTGGATAACTACGGTGCCAGCTCTCCCACTGAAAAACACTACGAGGTTCCTGTCGGCAGTTACTTCACGGGGGACTTCCGCTACCTTATTTTTGTGCAGGATGACGATGCCAATGAAAACGCGGTTTCCCGCTACTCAAACGTGCGGCTGTATGTGCCCAGTGCCGGTACCATCTGGGCAGACGCCGTCGGCATTGACCCGCTAACAAGCGCTCCGATGGCTGCGGATTCCAACAACGACGGCAAGCCCAACTACTTCCACTTTGCCACGGCGACTGACCCGATGGGGCTCGGCGTAAACGAAGGCAAATCCGCCATGAGCGCCGAAGAAGAAGAGGCTGAATACCACCTGACCATCACCGTGCCCATCCGCCTAGGTGCGACTTTCAGCGGCACGCCACTAACCTCTGCTCCAATAGATGGCGTGATCTACACGATTCTTGGCGACAGCGACTTGGGTGCGCCATTCGGCGATATGTCCGTGGAAGAAGTCACCCCCGCCCTCACTTCCGGCCTGCCTGCGCTAGACGATCTGGACGACATCCCGGGTGCCGATTGGGAATACCGCACATTCCGACTAATTAACCCCGTGGCCGATAACGCGCCCGGCTTTATGTGGATTAGTGTAAAAGAAGCGCCATAG
- a CDS encoding Ig-like domain-containing protein, which produces MLVSRLLSVLALLLACQLIQGAISLDVAVQTGATPEVSISWNSQGSNTVKVLRRDIDLAGIDTWTELSANASSPFVDDTVVTGNTYEYTVRSLTTSGSNNRLAHFVATIEAPLRDTRGAVLLVVENTWATELAEELRLLELNLTADGWEVERLDWDREGAGNGEALRTAIQDAVAANQEINSLFIFGAVEMVKSGYLAPDGHAAHPHETDLFYGDIDGQWDDTADSSIYTPGDGIYDETYYPSEIDLRTGRVTFHNMGAFKKTEGEYLRDYIHKEHAYRNRHRNVSYQNYVGDEHYLYASNATLKAMVGTGNWNSSGNLDTIIGEESYLVAFGNRTSSWEAARDGFQKAIFTACFRSHIQEFWSSNNNMRGMLAQPDWGLTALWGGRPAWYLHKLAAGRPIGECVIDTQNDLLNARYTSSYDPDTATFTYTQARDYEFRSDELPTPYVSNNLMGDPTVRVAHVEPISNLSITRTDAANIELSWTASPAADLIGYHVYKNDTRLGVYSRLTTTPITATTYSAPAADDTETWFQVRAVANVTVPTGVYEEQSHGRFTLAKADGSVNTPPVADDLIVSGKMNTPLLIEFAGSDADGDTLTPILVDNPDSGQIRWWGGKAYYVSKRDEGGTETATFILFDGVTVSEPATITFTTDAIGDTLLGWEYPDGTTSAQNPVYAASHMSSTAIAGGPGTDIISSWPGKDSYTSRSIGSTLDENSNYFTWTVTPDSGYRMNISRINLGICGNSGDNIFYELRASADGFASHAVVPLELGNVTGRGYGDNAGTLDTADASAVGILQNQDQPVEFRLHFWHTGGSSSVGVGKLTDVVYYDAIEDVSLRGYMTTDSGTPSIIASATSVDVAEEGEASIGVSLSAPPASPITLSVARTSGDTDLSVSSGASLDFDGSNWSIAQTVTFAAPTMPISPATALSSPSVVVAWKRSI; this is translated from the coding sequence ATGCTTGTTTCCCGTTTACTGTCCGTGCTGGCCTTGCTGTTGGCGTGTCAATTAATCCAAGGAGCGATCTCGCTTGACGTCGCTGTGCAAACTGGCGCAACACCTGAGGTTAGTATCAGTTGGAACAGCCAAGGCAGCAACACAGTGAAGGTGCTCCGCCGTGACATTGATCTGGCCGGCATTGATACTTGGACAGAGCTGTCCGCCAACGCCAGCTCGCCGTTCGTCGATGACACCGTCGTCACTGGCAACACCTACGAATACACCGTGCGCTCGCTGACCACCAGCGGCAGCAACAACCGACTTGCCCATTTTGTGGCGACGATTGAAGCGCCGCTACGAGACACGCGCGGCGCGGTGTTGCTCGTGGTGGAAAACACCTGGGCGACCGAGCTCGCCGAAGAGCTTCGCCTGCTGGAATTAAATTTAACCGCCGATGGTTGGGAAGTCGAACGCCTGGACTGGGATCGCGAAGGAGCGGGCAACGGCGAAGCCCTGCGCACCGCCATTCAGGACGCGGTCGCGGCCAATCAGGAGATCAACAGCCTCTTCATCTTTGGGGCTGTGGAAATGGTTAAATCCGGCTATCTGGCACCCGATGGCCACGCCGCACATCCACACGAGACGGATCTTTTTTACGGCGACATCGACGGCCAATGGGACGACACGGCCGATAGCTCCATCTACACACCCGGCGACGGCATTTACGATGAAACTTATTACCCGTCCGAGATCGACCTTCGCACCGGCCGCGTGACCTTCCACAATATGGGTGCTTTCAAGAAGACCGAGGGCGAATACCTCCGCGATTACATCCACAAGGAACACGCCTACCGCAATCGGCACCGCAACGTGAGTTACCAGAACTATGTCGGCGACGAACATTACCTCTACGCCTCCAATGCCACACTGAAAGCCATGGTTGGCACGGGTAACTGGAACAGCTCGGGCAACCTTGACACCATCATCGGCGAGGAGTCCTACCTCGTCGCGTTCGGCAACCGCACCAGTAGCTGGGAGGCTGCGCGTGATGGTTTTCAAAAAGCTATTTTCACCGCCTGCTTCCGCAGCCACATCCAGGAATTCTGGAGTAGCAACAACAACATGCGCGGCATGCTTGCCCAGCCCGACTGGGGCTTGACGGCGCTCTGGGGCGGACGCCCGGCCTGGTATCTGCACAAGCTCGCCGCTGGTAGACCAATTGGCGAGTGCGTCATCGATACGCAGAACGACTTGCTCAATGCGCGCTACACCTCCAGCTACGATCCCGACACCGCGACATTTACCTACACCCAAGCGCGCGACTATGAGTTTCGCAGTGACGAACTGCCCACGCCGTATGTTTCCAATAACTTGATGGGCGACCCAACCGTCCGCGTAGCCCATGTCGAGCCCATCAGCAACCTCTCTATCACGCGCACCGACGCCGCCAATATCGAGCTCAGCTGGACCGCCTCCCCCGCTGCCGATCTTATTGGCTACCATGTTTATAAGAATGACACGCGCCTCGGCGTTTACTCGCGATTGACCACCACACCAATCACCGCGACGACTTACAGCGCCCCTGCGGCTGACGACACTGAAACGTGGTTTCAAGTTCGCGCCGTCGCCAATGTAACCGTGCCCACCGGCGTTTACGAAGAGCAAAGCCATGGTCGCTTCACCTTGGCCAAAGCCGACGGCTCGGTCAACACACCGCCCGTTGCGGACGACCTCATCGTGAGCGGCAAAATGAACACACCGCTGCTCATTGAGTTTGCCGGTAGCGACGCCGATGGCGACACGCTTACGCCCATCTTGGTCGACAACCCCGACAGCGGCCAAATTCGTTGGTGGGGCGGCAAAGCCTACTACGTTTCCAAGCGCGACGAAGGCGGAACCGAAACGGCAACTTTTATCCTGTTCGACGGGGTAACCGTCAGCGAACCGGCGACGATTACCTTCACCACCGATGCCATTGGCGACACCTTACTGGGCTGGGAATACCCGGACGGCACGACCTCCGCACAAAATCCGGTTTACGCTGCAAGCCACATGAGCAGCACCGCCATCGCCGGTGGGCCGGGCACCGATATTATTTCCAGCTGGCCCGGCAAAGACAGCTACACCTCACGTTCCATCGGCTCAACGCTCGATGAAAACAGCAACTATTTTACCTGGACCGTGACACCGGATTCCGGCTACCGCATGAACATCAGTCGGATCAATCTCGGCATTTGCGGCAACAGCGGAGATAATATTTTCTACGAGCTCCGCGCCAGCGCGGACGGCTTTGCGAGCCATGCAGTCGTCCCTCTGGAGCTGGGCAACGTCACCGGTCGCGGCTATGGCGACAATGCCGGCACACTCGACACTGCCGACGCCAGCGCGGTCGGGATCTTACAAAACCAGGACCAGCCGGTCGAATTTCGCCTGCATTTTTGGCATACCGGCGGTAGCTCTTCAGTCGGCGTAGGCAAACTGACCGATGTCGTTTACTACGACGCCATCGAAGACGTTTCCTTGCGCGGCTACATGACAACAGATTCCGGCACGCCAAGCATTATCGCTAGCGCGACATCGGTCGATGTTGCGGAAGAAGGCGAGGCCAGCATCGGCGTCAGCCTCTCGGCCCCACCAGCCTCCCCGATCACTCTGAGCGTGGCGCGTACCTCCGGTGATACCGACCTGAGCGTTTCCAGCGGTGCTTCGCTCGACTTCGACGGCAGCAATTGGAGCATTGCGCAAACAGTGACTTTTGCCGCCCCTACGATGCCGATATCTCCAGCGACAGCGCTGTCTTCGCCATCAGTGGTAGTGGCCTGGAAACGCTCAATTTAA
- a CDS encoding substrate-binding domain-containing protein codes for MTRRIPIFLIIFLAAFSMVDLSAARPREIWERYTVVFIGEKRDNPANGAIMHGARAAADVLEHQYKLEITITDLTPVTPDGQKQALRDSFVEGAKAVIIDIANADALSEELDLLKRQGVYVITIDSEGPADFHLATIENDNRLLGMRAYEAAAALLKQGDEISVFAGDLTNPINQERLDGFQDMAGQVGKLSIAEVYSGEEDVSEAINLIHQVQAGDRDEALDGWVFLGPWPLMSATPLPWEPGKEVCVAIDALPQSLAYLAQGQVNALVTRSYFGWGKSAMEIAINAIHLKVTPEKDTYRFGGEIVTRERLDEVAQDWAIWMQ; via the coding sequence ATGACCCGACGCATCCCCATTTTCCTGATAATTTTTCTCGCCGCTTTCAGCATGGTCGATCTCTCGGCCGCGCGTCCACGCGAAATCTGGGAGCGCTACACGGTCGTCTTCATTGGCGAGAAGCGCGACAATCCCGCCAACGGTGCCATAATGCATGGCGCACGCGCAGCAGCCGATGTCCTGGAACACCAGTACAAGCTGGAAATCACCATAACCGACCTGACACCGGTTACGCCGGACGGGCAAAAACAAGCGCTGCGCGACTCCTTCGTCGAGGGAGCCAAGGCGGTTATTATCGACATCGCCAATGCCGACGCGCTGTCCGAGGAACTGGATTTACTGAAGCGGCAGGGCGTTTACGTGATCACCATCGACAGCGAGGGACCGGCCGATTTCCACCTGGCAACCATCGAAAATGACAACCGCTTGCTCGGCATGCGCGCCTACGAAGCGGCAGCGGCCCTCCTTAAGCAAGGCGACGAAATCTCCGTGTTCGCTGGCGACCTCACCAACCCCATTAACCAAGAGCGCCTTGATGGCTTTCAGGACATGGCCGGACAAGTCGGCAAGCTCTCCATTGCAGAAGTTTACTCCGGAGAGGAAGATGTGAGTGAGGCGATAAATTTGATTCACCAAGTCCAGGCCGGCGACCGCGATGAAGCGCTCGATGGCTGGGTGTTTCTTGGCCCATGGCCGCTAATGAGTGCCACGCCTCTGCCCTGGGAACCAGGCAAGGAAGTCTGTGTTGCGATCGACGCACTGCCGCAGTCACTGGCTTATCTCGCGCAGGGCCAAGTCAATGCGCTAGTTACCCGATCGTACTTTGGCTGGGGAAAAAGCGCGATGGAGATCGCCATCAACGCCATACATTTGAAGGTAACTCCGGAGAAGGACACCTACCGCTTTGGCGGCGAAATCGTCACCCGTGAGCGGCTCGATGAGGTCGCTCAGGACTGGGCGATCTGGATGCAGTAG